The following are encoded together in the Arcticibacterium luteifluviistationis genome:
- the lepB gene encoding signal peptidase I, whose product MATEIVKKKKGPIREWFDSVLFAVVAATLIRWLLLEAYTIPTGSMEKSLLVNDFLFVSKVHYGTRTPGTILQVPLTHQKIWFTDIPSYSTAIQLPNYRLPGFTSVKNNDVVVFNYPGCPERPDQFGGFDKYPIDLRTNYIKRCIGIAGDVVSIKDAQVYVNDKAVEDPDGLQKWYTVESNTSINPNLWKKYDVTERGSGTQDGKYYYAINATESAVNNLNGLDFISTIYPDIIEAGDETTPYKTFPYRADLMNWNRDNFGPVTIPKKGMTVDLSVEKNFALYKGVITTFDHNDNAEVKDGKIYIDGASISEYTFKQDYYFMMGDNRYESDDSRFWGFVPADHIVGKAVFIWMSIDAEGTFLNKIRWKRLFSLIK is encoded by the coding sequence ATGGCAACAGAAATAGTAAAGAAAAAGAAAGGTCCAATCAGAGAATGGTTTGATTCTGTATTATTTGCGGTAGTAGCCGCCACTTTAATAAGATGGCTGCTTTTAGAGGCGTACACCATCCCTACAGGCTCTATGGAGAAAAGCTTGTTGGTTAATGATTTTTTGTTTGTGAGTAAGGTGCATTACGGTACACGTACACCTGGTACTATTTTACAAGTTCCTCTTACACATCAGAAGATTTGGTTTACTGATATTCCTTCGTATTCTACCGCAATACAATTACCAAACTACAGACTTCCTGGTTTTACAAGTGTCAAAAACAATGATGTGGTGGTTTTCAACTACCCAGGTTGTCCAGAAAGGCCAGACCAGTTTGGTGGTTTTGACAAATACCCGATAGACCTAAGAACAAATTACATTAAGCGATGCATTGGTATTGCTGGCGACGTAGTGAGTATTAAAGATGCTCAGGTATACGTGAACGATAAAGCCGTAGAAGACCCAGACGGGCTTCAAAAATGGTACACGGTAGAAAGTAACACCAGTATTAATCCAAATCTTTGGAAAAAGTATGATGTTACAGAGCGTGGCTCAGGAACACAAGATGGTAAGTACTATTATGCCATAAACGCCACCGAAAGTGCGGTAAATAACCTTAACGGTCTTGATTTTATAAGCACTATTTATCCTGATATTATAGAAGCAGGTGATGAAACTACGCCTTATAAGACATTCCCTTACCGTGCTGATTTAATGAACTGGAACAGAGATAACTTTGGCCCAGTGACTATTCCTAAAAAGGGAATGACGGTAGACCTGAGTGTAGAGAAGAACTTTGCTCTTTATAAAGGTGTAATTACCACTTTTGACCATAACGACAATGCAGAGGTTAAAGATGGTAAAATTTATATTGACGGAGCTTCTATTTCAGAATATACCTTCAAACAAGATTACTACTTCATGATGGGTGATAACCGTTATGAGTCTGATGATAGTCGTTTTTGGGGTTTTGTACCTGCAGACCACATTGTGGGTAAGGCGGTATTTATCTGGATGTCTATTGACGCGGAAGGAACCTTCCTTAATAAGATTAGATGGAAAAGATTATTCAGTTTGATTAAGTAA
- the dapB gene encoding 4-hydroxy-tetrahydrodipicolinate reductase: MRIALLGYGKMGKVIEQIALDRGHEISFKIDVSNLTDREKISPENTDAVIEFSSPASAYENLKFCMSKGLKTVSGTTGWLEHRAEIESLCEANDATFFYASNYSVGVNLFFQLNKQLAKLMNGQPQYEITSSEIHHTEKLDSPSGTAITLAEGIMENNETKTSWVNQAIPKADEVPIWSLREGKVPGTHTIKYISDVDEIEIRHEAKSRQGFALGAVLAAEWVKNQKGVVGMDEMLGF, translated from the coding sequence ATGAGAATTGCACTGTTAGGTTATGGGAAAATGGGAAAGGTGATAGAGCAAATAGCTTTAGACCGTGGCCATGAAATTTCCTTTAAAATAGATGTTTCTAATTTGACCGATAGGGAAAAAATTAGTCCTGAAAATACAGATGCGGTGATAGAGTTTAGCTCGCCTGCATCAGCTTATGAAAACCTGAAGTTTTGTATGTCAAAAGGTTTGAAAACGGTTTCGGGTACTACAGGTTGGTTAGAGCACAGGGCTGAGATTGAAAGCCTTTGCGAAGCTAACGATGCTACATTCTTTTACGCCAGTAATTATAGCGTAGGAGTAAACCTTTTCTTTCAGCTAAATAAGCAATTGGCTAAACTTATGAATGGACAGCCGCAATATGAAATTACGAGCTCTGAAATTCACCATACAGAGAAACTGGATTCGCCAAGTGGAACAGCCATAACATTGGCCGAAGGCATCATGGAAAACAATGAAACTAAAACGTCATGGGTTAATCAGGCCATTCCAAAAGCAGACGAAGTTCCTATCTGGAGTTTGAGAGAAGGGAAGGTTCCGGGCACGCATACTATCAAGTATATTTCGGATGTAGACGAGATAGAAATTAGGCATGAAGCTAAGAGCAGACAGGGTTTTGCATTGGGTGCTGTATTGGCTGCCGAATGGGTTAAAAATCAGAAGGGAGTAGTAGGAATGGATGAAATGCTTGGTTTTTAG
- a CDS encoding DUF5683 domain-containing protein, which yields MIRLDSLVNQVEIKSKDTSKVFFKTLAQTFGVKPYEPDEKPKIAFVRSLFLPGWGQYTNRDYWKMGLVYGAAGAGYYFGAYTNNIRYKRYLGHYSRATLLSRGSVYYEGGGLTTDNVVPASGFEFFLSNDANNSTFYLQDTEGEQYVLVAPDGTTNGFSEDYFYARSTENDDVIGAFSTSTFESAKDQYRRWRDASIIGFAAGWLFFALEANVAAHLKSFDVSDDISWRVTPAGPETFGMHASGVKLAFSFK from the coding sequence ATGATTCGTTTAGACTCTTTGGTAAATCAAGTGGAGATTAAATCAAAAGATACTTCAAAGGTTTTCTTTAAAACATTAGCTCAGACTTTTGGTGTGAAACCTTATGAGCCAGACGAAAAGCCCAAGATTGCTTTTGTTCGTTCCCTATTTTTACCCGGCTGGGGACAGTATACCAACAGAGATTATTGGAAAATGGGTTTGGTCTATGGAGCGGCAGGAGCAGGCTATTATTTTGGTGCGTATACCAATAATATTAGATATAAAAGATATTTAGGGCATTATAGCCGAGCCACCCTTTTGAGTAGAGGTTCTGTTTATTATGAAGGCGGTGGTCTTACAACAGACAATGTTGTGCCAGCTTCAGGTTTTGAGTTTTTCTTGTCTAATGATGCGAATAATAGTACTTTTTATTTACAGGATACCGAAGGAGAACAATACGTTCTAGTAGCTCCTGATGGTACTACGAATGGCTTTTCGGAAGACTATTTTTACGCAAGGAGTACTGAGAATGATGACGTAATAGGAGCGTTTAGCACCTCCACCTTCGAATCAGCAAAAGACCAGTACAGAAGGTGGCGAGATGCCTCTATTATTGGTTTTGCGGCGGGTTGGTTGTTTTTTGCTTTAGAGGCCAACGTGGCGGCTCATTTGAAGTCATTTGATGTGTCTGATGATATATCATGGCGAGTTACACCAGCTGGTCCTGAAACTTTTGGGATGCATGCTTCTGGTGTTAAATTAGCTTTTAGTTTCAAATAG
- a CDS encoding ParB/RepB/Spo0J family partition protein: MKQRKGLGRGLGALLPEKEVEEKKEDGEKAVLSTDIALSAIETNPYQPRTHFDKESLQELADSIRTQGIIQPITVRELSAGKYQLISGERRLQASKLANLKNIPAYIRAADNQQMLEMALIENIQRENLNAIEIAQSYQRLMVDCNLNLEDLGDRVGKKRSTVNNYLRLLKLPKEVQEGLREKAISMGHARAILGLDDEGVMSKVFKKTVSDQLSVRKVEEWVRTLNQKEVEQKAPKKVSALRNEHLNLQENLASWFGTKVLIKSDAKSKGEIKIPFTSTEQLEEILNRLKK; the protein is encoded by the coding sequence ATGAAACAGCGAAAAGGACTTGGTAGAGGCTTAGGAGCGTTATTACCTGAAAAGGAAGTTGAAGAAAAAAAAGAAGATGGGGAGAAGGCGGTTTTAAGCACTGATATTGCCCTATCGGCAATTGAAACTAACCCTTATCAGCCTAGAACACATTTTGATAAGGAATCTTTACAAGAGCTGGCAGATTCCATAAGAACACAAGGCATTATTCAGCCAATTACTGTTAGAGAATTATCTGCAGGTAAATACCAGTTGATTTCTGGTGAGAGACGCCTTCAAGCTTCAAAACTGGCTAACCTTAAGAATATACCTGCCTATATAAGAGCAGCAGATAATCAGCAAATGCTAGAGATGGCATTAATTGAAAATATCCAAAGAGAAAACCTGAACGCTATTGAAATAGCTCAGAGTTATCAAAGGCTGATGGTGGACTGTAATTTGAACCTTGAAGACCTTGGTGATAGAGTAGGGAAGAAGCGGTCTACGGTTAATAACTATTTACGTTTATTAAAGTTGCCAAAAGAAGTTCAAGAAGGTTTGCGTGAAAAAGCCATTTCTATGGGGCATGCAAGAGCCATTTTGGGTTTAGATGATGAAGGGGTGATGTCGAAGGTTTTTAAAAAGACCGTATCAGACCAGCTTTCTGTGCGTAAAGTAGAAGAATGGGTGCGTACGCTAAATCAAAAAGAAGTAGAACAAAAAGCTCCAAAGAAAGTGTCGGCTTTGAGGAACGAACACTTAAACCTTCAGGAGAATCTAGCCTCTTGGTTTGGGACAAAGGTTTTGATTAAATCTGATGCCAAAAGCAAGGGTGAAATTAAGATTCCATTCACTTCTACCGAACAATTGGAAGAAATATTAAACAGGCTTAAAAAGTAA
- a CDS encoding ParA family protein, giving the protein MAKTYIISNNATKSGKTTTAFNLALCFAAMGKKTLLVGTDKSWVDKLLNPKNSSSLLFISPFLSYWQTEEFSQGNLEEFEFILVDASIVSFDKLVMQVGDDFKLIIPVEAEYYGMNALKPFFEKISQSNIDLEGIIPVMLRKDSSPSENAVVNLIEFFGKSVFEPAIQRNYYLSRQKDFKTFSQSKMTEKAAVTYLNLANNLLDKNR; this is encoded by the coding sequence ATGGCGAAAACTTACATTATTTCTAATAATGCCACCAAATCTGGCAAAACAACCACAGCTTTTAATTTAGCTCTGTGTTTTGCGGCAATGGGTAAAAAGACATTATTAGTAGGAACAGATAAAAGCTGGGTAGATAAATTACTGAACCCAAAAAATAGCAGTTCATTATTATTCATATCACCTTTTTTGAGCTATTGGCAAACAGAAGAATTTAGTCAAGGAAATCTTGAGGAGTTTGAGTTTATCTTGGTAGATGCTAGTATTGTTAGTTTTGACAAGCTTGTGATGCAAGTAGGTGATGACTTTAAATTAATTATTCCGGTAGAGGCAGAGTATTACGGAATGAATGCCTTGAAACCTTTTTTTGAGAAAATTTCTCAATCAAACATTGACTTGGAAGGTATTATTCCGGTTATGCTAAGAAAGGATTCAAGTCCGAGTGAAAATGCAGTGGTGAACTTGATAGAGTTTTTTGGTAAGTCAGTTTTTGAGCCAGCCATACAACGGAACTATTACTTGTCACGGCAAAAAGATTTTAAGACTTTTTCTCAAAGTAAAATGACAGAGAAAGCGGCCGTTACGTATTTAAATTTAGCAAATAACCTTTTAGATAAAAATAGATGA
- a CDS encoding TauD/TfdA family dioxygenase, which yields MNFYKKVIFTNAEQTQKELAEALRNNKVVHAANYNLDISIDEFYEKFADSIGSSYNVNEDIITGERVESRWIEISFDPAIQDRYRTAKTRQPLHTDDSYAELNGQQNVQFFFCKSKAPLGGATTFFDLNQLVECFKLDGEEELMDRLFSTDVNFEKQGSKKVRKILDKDERGYLSNWNYYCIDKDNTEEALKLVEDFHQYLETRIVPAGIVLPAVLEVGEAVFFHDDRLLHGRNSYFANTKGERCLVKGKIIFNDEYLAGGK from the coding sequence ATGAATTTTTATAAGAAGGTTATTTTTACTAATGCCGAGCAAACACAGAAAGAGCTTGCTGAAGCACTAAGAAATAATAAAGTAGTACACGCTGCCAATTATAATTTAGACATCTCGATTGATGAATTTTATGAGAAATTTGCGGATAGTATAGGTTCTTCTTATAATGTTAACGAGGATATCATAACGGGTGAAAGAGTAGAAAGCAGATGGATTGAGATAAGTTTTGACCCTGCCATTCAAGATAGATACAGAACTGCTAAAACAAGGCAACCTCTTCATACAGACGATTCTTACGCTGAACTTAATGGTCAGCAAAATGTCCAATTCTTTTTTTGTAAGTCAAAAGCTCCTTTAGGAGGGGCTACCACATTTTTTGATTTGAATCAGCTAGTAGAGTGTTTCAAATTAGATGGAGAAGAAGAACTAATGGATAGGCTTTTTTCTACTGATGTTAACTTTGAGAAGCAGGGAAGCAAAAAAGTTAGGAAAATTTTAGATAAGGATGAGCGTGGGTACTTGTCAAACTGGAATTACTACTGTATTGATAAAGATAACACAGAGGAGGCTCTTAAGTTGGTTGAAGACTTTCATCAATATTTAGAAACAAGAATAGTCCCTGCAGGCATAGTGTTACCCGCTGTTTTAGAGGTGGGTGAAGCAGTCTTTTTTCATGACGACAGACTGCTGCATGGTAGAAACTCTTATTTTGCCAATACTAAAGGTGAAAGATGCCTGGTGAAAGGAAAGATTATATTTAATGATGAGTATTTGGCAGGAGGTAAGTAA
- a CDS encoding alpha/beta hydrolase yields the protein MKKTLIIFLALIAIGFVFYKNGPKPEKPNLEQTYKFELPSNLDDLEKFISDRESIIPGIKTPNEADFVWANDSAKAVTPYAIVYIHGFSASHIEGAPVHENLAKRYNANLYKARLSEHGIDLGDETMANMNADDYIASAEEALAIGKKIGQKVILVGTSAGGALTTYLASKHPELEAIVLYSPCIKIYDDNAELLDNPWGRDLAELIQGKPFNDITPKNDDQPKYWTMHYRLEGVVALQNFLTHAMTPETFNAVKCPVFMGYYYKDEEHQDNVVSVPAMLKMFDQLGSADKTKMAFPEANNHVLASWVLSEDVETVQHETEKFLDRIIKQ from the coding sequence ATGAAAAAGACCCTAATCATCTTTCTAGCTTTAATAGCCATCGGTTTTGTTTTTTATAAAAATGGTCCAAAACCAGAAAAACCAAATTTAGAACAGACTTATAAATTCGAACTTCCTTCTAACCTGGATGATTTAGAAAAATTCATTTCAGATAGGGAATCTATCATACCTGGAATCAAAACCCCTAACGAGGCAGACTTTGTTTGGGCTAATGATTCTGCCAAAGCAGTTACACCTTACGCTATAGTTTATATTCATGGCTTTTCTGCATCTCACATAGAAGGAGCTCCTGTTCATGAAAACTTAGCTAAAAGATATAATGCCAATTTATACAAAGCTCGGCTTTCAGAACATGGTATTGACCTTGGTGATGAAACCATGGCAAACATGAATGCGGATGATTATATAGCATCAGCCGAAGAAGCTTTAGCTATTGGTAAAAAAATAGGTCAAAAGGTCATTTTAGTAGGTACATCAGCAGGTGGTGCTTTAACTACCTACTTAGCTTCTAAGCATCCAGAACTAGAGGCCATAGTTCTTTATTCGCCTTGTATTAAGATATATGACGATAATGCCGAACTCCTTGACAACCCATGGGGAAGAGATTTGGCTGAGTTAATTCAGGGCAAACCGTTTAACGATATTACACCCAAAAATGATGACCAGCCAAAATATTGGACCATGCATTACAGATTAGAAGGTGTGGTAGCTTTGCAAAATTTCCTTACTCACGCCATGACGCCTGAAACTTTCAATGCTGTAAAGTGCCCCGTTTTTATGGGTTATTATTACAAAGATGAAGAACATCAAGACAATGTAGTTTCGGTACCAGCCATGCTAAAGATGTTTGACCAGTTAGGAAGTGCAGATAAAACTAAAATGGCTTTCCCAGAGGCTAATAATCATGTGCTAGCCTCATGGGTGCTATCTGAAGATGTTGAAACTGTTCAACATGAAACGGAAAAATTCTTGGACAGAATTATAAAGCAATAA
- a CDS encoding T9SS type A sorting domain-containing protein produces MKNLLLFAFQLVVLTGFSQWNKSDNSPSPLGVENNLEFDAEFSKDDIGNTYYCWTDYRNGKGELYAQKLNKFGEAQWQTNGVKVGTVVDAVNYTLTIKNIYPLNNGEVMVAWHKVVNLNAPAQKEVHYNFISASGEVLFDQSKKINVDRVVTNSDVTLGTLAISEIEENKIKVVFNTGTGTGGNSIVGVYMDSKGTIDGNWFLIDETYQEGSKVAFDETNNRLIVILNKGYGNYKISSYNQDNQPLFSNEDFMKNPFTGNSRFDDFTVVNGQVIIGRTLTGDAGRKVIAQRLDENLNNVWGAGGVQLGSGTGFDIHTSLNEDGGGSVAWIEPNNTNRMMAARFNANGDVLWQKPVFNGQAGKSYFTPNKYASDGKNGLYNLWFTTKSGGFDLSIQHLDGDGNQVYGETGLAITAFDWYGVFRVFSHVDGGVIALYSGVNGDINANEKYNLYTNYISASGEFGLDQKLAASLKKSVYCLNDTLEANLEVGNYKATVMVDGEVLTLPDEMGYERFALHPSIGVGSYEVVFTNESDVSSDPIPFSVMALSKPTLSGDVLEKCAETDNALVLNGQCEFGNILWSTAETANQIFVSPSSSTSFTATCRLPQCPTSELSSIDVSVITVNAQANSASETPEGQTIQLNASGGDSYSWTGPNGFTSTLQNPTITSAILANGGSYQVTVSSNSGCSGTASTFVTVAKILATEKQSLGLNIYPNPTSEILKYGENLSIKEVFVINSSGEQFKLYFDKIQRIIKVSELSAGAYILRIRNADDSYSFSRFVKI; encoded by the coding sequence ATGAAAAACTTACTTCTTTTTGCTTTCCAACTCGTAGTTCTTACAGGCTTTTCTCAATGGAATAAATCAGATAATTCGCCAAGCCCTTTAGGTGTGGAGAACAATCTAGAATTCGATGCCGAATTCTCAAAGGACGATATAGGTAACACTTATTATTGTTGGACAGATTACCGAAATGGAAAGGGTGAACTATACGCTCAAAAGCTCAATAAATTTGGCGAAGCCCAATGGCAGACTAATGGGGTGAAGGTAGGTACAGTGGTTGACGCAGTCAATTACACGTTAACTATTAAGAATATTTATCCATTAAATAATGGTGAGGTAATGGTAGCATGGCACAAAGTGGTTAACCTTAATGCACCAGCTCAAAAGGAAGTGCATTATAACTTTATCTCTGCATCTGGTGAGGTTTTGTTTGATCAAAGTAAGAAAATTAACGTAGACAGAGTTGTCACAAACTCTGATGTAACGTTAGGTACTTTGGCTATTTCTGAAATAGAGGAGAATAAAATTAAAGTAGTCTTTAATACAGGGACGGGCACTGGTGGCAATTCTATTGTAGGAGTCTATATGGATTCTAAAGGAACTATTGATGGAAATTGGTTCTTAATTGATGAAACGTATCAAGAAGGGTCAAAAGTGGCTTTTGACGAAACAAACAATAGATTGATTGTTATACTTAATAAAGGTTACGGTAATTATAAGATTTCAAGTTACAACCAAGACAATCAACCGCTATTTTCTAATGAAGATTTTATGAAGAATCCTTTCACAGGGAATTCAAGGTTTGATGATTTTACGGTGGTTAATGGGCAGGTTATTATTGGGCGAACTTTAACAGGTGATGCTGGAAGGAAAGTGATAGCTCAGAGGTTAGATGAAAACTTGAATAATGTTTGGGGAGCAGGTGGTGTGCAGTTAGGTTCGGGAACTGGTTTTGATATTCACACTAGTTTAAACGAAGATGGCGGTGGCTCAGTAGCATGGATAGAACCTAATAATACCAACAGAATGATGGCTGCTAGGTTTAATGCCAATGGTGATGTGTTATGGCAAAAGCCAGTTTTTAATGGTCAAGCAGGTAAAAGTTATTTTACACCCAATAAATATGCATCGGATGGTAAAAACGGACTTTATAACCTTTGGTTTACCACAAAATCTGGAGGGTTTGATTTGTCAATACAGCATCTAGATGGTGATGGAAATCAGGTTTATGGAGAAACAGGTTTAGCTATAACTGCATTTGACTGGTATGGTGTCTTCCGAGTGTTTTCGCATGTAGATGGTGGAGTGATTGCCTTATATTCCGGTGTGAATGGTGATATAAATGCTAATGAAAAGTATAATTTATACACGAACTATATTTCGGCTAGTGGCGAATTTGGTTTAGACCAGAAGTTGGCAGCTTCTTTAAAAAAATCGGTTTATTGTTTAAACGACACCTTAGAGGCGAATCTTGAAGTAGGAAATTATAAAGCAACCGTTATGGTTGATGGCGAAGTTTTGACTTTACCAGACGAGATGGGTTATGAGCGATTTGCATTACATCCAAGTATAGGAGTAGGCTCTTATGAAGTGGTATTTACCAATGAAAGTGATGTTTCTTCTGACCCAATTCCTTTTTCGGTTATGGCACTTTCTAAACCAACACTGTCAGGTGATGTTTTAGAGAAATGTGCTGAAACAGACAATGCATTAGTACTTAATGGGCAGTGTGAGTTTGGAAATATACTTTGGTCAACAGCCGAAACAGCCAACCAAATTTTTGTTTCTCCGTCTTCAAGTACAAGTTTTACAGCAACTTGTAGATTGCCACAGTGTCCAACTTCAGAGTTAAGCAGTATTGATGTGAGTGTAATTACGGTTAATGCTCAAGCTAATTCTGCAAGTGAAACTCCCGAGGGGCAAACTATTCAATTAAATGCTTCTGGAGGAGATAGCTATTCTTGGACTGGGCCAAATGGTTTTACTTCAACCCTGCAAAATCCAACTATTACAAGTGCGATTTTGGCAAATGGAGGAAGTTACCAGGTAACTGTAAGTTCTAACTCAGGCTGTTCTGGTACTGCTAGCACCTTTGTAACCGTTGCAAAAATACTTGCCACAGAAAAGCAATCTTTAGGGCTAAATATTTACCCAAACCCAACCTCAGAAATACTAAAATATGGAGAGAATCTGAGTATAAAAGAGGTTTTTGTTATCAATAGTTCTGGTGAGCAATTCAAACTTTACTTTGACAAAATCCAACGAATTATCAAGGTTTCTGAGCTTTCGGCAGGTGCTTATATTCTAAGAATAAGGAATGCTGATGATTCTTACTCCTTTTCTAGATTTGTCAAAATTTGA
- a CDS encoding transmembrane 220 family protein, with protein sequence MTLKKVILWLSVLLMVLSAIVQLNDPDPITWIAAYLLVAFLGFRKIRGNTTDSYWPAALVYLFWGINQFPPEWEGVLLDQVGMKTLNIELGRESLGLIICAAFLTIYSFLDKK encoded by the coding sequence ATGACACTAAAAAAAGTAATTCTCTGGTTATCAGTATTGTTGATGGTGCTTTCTGCAATAGTACAGTTAAATGACCCAGACCCTATAACTTGGATTGCGGCTTATCTATTAGTTGCTTTTTTAGGTTTTAGAAAAATTAGAGGGAATACCACGGATTCTTATTGGCCTGCTGCTTTGGTGTACCTTTTTTGGGGAATTAACCAGTTTCCTCCAGAATGGGAGGGAGTGTTATTAGATCAAGTGGGCATGAAAACCCTTAATATTGAATTAGGAAGAGAATCTTTAGGTTTAATTATATGTGCTGCCTTTTTAACCATTTACAGTTTTCTAGATAAGAAATGA
- the fsa gene encoding fructose-6-phosphate aldolase, protein MKFFIDTASLKDIQEAQDLGVLDGVTTNPSLMAKEGIGGAENVNNHYKAICEIVDGDVSAEVISTDFEGIVREGEALVKLHKQIVVKVPMILEGIKAIKYFSEKGIRTNCTLVFSAGQALLAAKAGATYVSPFIGRLDDISTDGLQLIEDIRVIFDNYGYPTQILAASVRHPMHILECAKIGADVMTGPLSAIVALAKHPLTDSGLAKFLEDHAKVNG, encoded by the coding sequence ATGAAATTCTTTATTGATACCGCAAGTTTAAAAGACATTCAAGAAGCTCAAGACTTAGGTGTTTTAGATGGTGTTACTACCAACCCTTCATTAATGGCCAAAGAGGGAATTGGCGGAGCGGAAAACGTTAATAATCATTATAAGGCAATCTGTGAAATAGTAGACGGCGACGTAAGTGCTGAAGTTATTTCAACTGATTTTGAAGGAATAGTAAGAGAAGGTGAGGCTTTAGTAAAACTTCACAAGCAAATAGTAGTAAAAGTACCAATGATTCTTGAAGGTATTAAAGCTATCAAGTATTTCTCAGAAAAAGGTATTAGAACTAACTGTACTTTGGTATTCTCTGCTGGGCAAGCTCTTTTAGCTGCTAAAGCAGGTGCTACTTATGTATCTCCTTTTATAGGACGTTTAGATGACATTTCTACTGACGGTCTTCAGTTAATTGAAGATATCAGAGTGATTTTCGATAATTACGGCTACCCTACTCAGATTCTTGCTGCTTCTGTACGTCACCCAATGCATATTTTAGAATGTGCTAAAATTGGTGCTGATGTAATGACGGGGCCACTTTCTGCTATTGTAGCTTTAGCAAAGCATCCTCTTACTGACAGTGGTTTAGCTAAATTTTTAGAAGACCACGCTAAAGTAAACGGATAA
- a CDS encoding cell division ATP-binding protein FtsE, which yields MVISVNHADIYQKEQLILSDVNLQIEEGEFVFMIGKTGSGKSSLLKTLYADLWLEKGKATVAGYNLHEITQKEIPMLRRQIGIVFQDFQLLTDRNVKKNLEFFMRAMGWKETYEINARIAEVMVQVGMPDILGKMPHQLSGGEQQRIAIARALLNNPQILMADEPTGNLDPEKSIEILKLFLKINKDFGTAILMATHDLELIERHPKRTVFCDKGTLSDLTENL from the coding sequence ATGGTAATTTCTGTAAATCACGCCGACATCTATCAAAAAGAGCAGTTAATTCTCTCTGACGTCAATCTACAAATAGAAGAAGGTGAATTTGTGTTTATGATTGGTAAGACTGGAAGTGGAAAGTCTTCTCTTCTTAAAACACTTTATGCCGACTTATGGTTAGAAAAAGGAAAAGCCACAGTAGCAGGGTATAATCTTCACGAAATAACACAAAAAGAAATCCCTATGCTTAGAAGGCAAATAGGGATAGTGTTTCAAGATTTCCAATTACTGACCGACAGAAACGTCAAAAAGAACCTAGAGTTTTTCATGCGTGCCATGGGTTGGAAAGAGACTTATGAAATTAATGCTAGAATAGCTGAGGTAATGGTTCAAGTAGGCATGCCTGATATCCTAGGAAAAATGCCTCATCAACTTTCTGGAGGAGAACAACAACGTATTGCCATTGCAAGAGCTTTGTTAAATAATCCTCAAATACTGATGGCTGATGAGCCTACTGGAAATTTAGACCCTGAAAAGTCTATAGAGATATTGAAGCTTTTCTTAAAAATAAACAAGGATTTTGGCACTGCCATTTTAATGGCCACACATGATTTAGAGCTTATTGAAAGGCATCCTAAAAGAACCGTTTTTTGTGATAAAGGTACACTTAGTGACCTTACAGAAAACCTGTAA